One Nocardioides dongkuii genomic window, AGCGAGCTGCTGTCCTACGACGACGTCCTCGCGGCGTACGACCCGGCCCTCGGGCTCGAGGTCCACGTCGAGCTGAACACCGCGACCAAGATGTTCTGCGGCTGCCCCGCGACCTTCGGCGGCGAGCCCAACACGAACACCTGCCCGACCTGCCTGGGTCTCCCGGGCGGCATGCCCGTCGTCAACGGCAGGGCCGTGGAGTCGGCGATCCGGATCGGCCTGGCGCTGAACTGCGAGATCGCGGAGTGGTGCCGGTTCGCGCGGAAGAACTACTTCTACCCGGACATGCCGAAGAACTTCCAGACCTCCCAGTACGACGAGCCGATCTGCTTCGAGGGCTACATGGACGTCGAGGTCGGTGACGAGACCTTCCGCGTCGAGATCGAGCGCGCGCACATGGAGGAGGACACCGGGAAGTCGCTGCACGTCGGCGGCGCGACCGGGCGCATCCACGGCGCCGAGTACTCGCTCGTCGACTACAACCGCGCCGGCATCCCCCTCATCGAGATCGTCACCAAGCCGATCATGGGCGCCGGCGAGAAGGCCCCCGAGGTCGCCCGCGCGTACGTCGCGCAGCTGCGCGAGCTGATCGTCGCGCTCGGCGTGTCCGAGGCACGGATGGACCAGGGCAACCTGCGCGCCGACGTCAACCTCTCGCTGGCGCCGAAGGGCTCCGGCACCCTCGGCACCCGCACCGAGACCAAGAACGTCAACTCCTACCGCTCGGTCGAGCGGGCGGTCCGCTACGAGATGCGCCGCCACGCCGCGATCCTGCAGTCCGGCGGGTCGATCCTCCAGGAGACCCGGCACTGGCACGAGGACACCGGCGTGACCACCAGCGGCCGCGAGAAGTCCGACGCCGACGACTACCGCTACTTCCCCGAGCCCGACCTGGTGCCGGTCGCGCCGAGCCGGGAGTGGGTCGAGGAGCTCCGCGGCACGCTGCCGGAGAACCCGACGCAGAAGCGCGCCCGCCTGCAGGCGGAGTGGGGCTTCTCCGACCTCGAGATGCGCGACACCATCGGCGCCGGGGCGTTCGGCCTCGTCGAGGAGACCATCGCGGAGGGCGCGCCCCCGCAGGCCGCCCGCAAGTGGTGGCTCTCCGAGCTGGCCCGCCGCGCCAACGACAGCGGCACCGAGATCGGCGAGCTCGGGGTCACCCCCGCCGACGTCGCCGCGGTCCAGCGGCTCGTCGACTCCGGCGCGATCAACGACAAGCTCGCGCGCCAGGTCTTCGACGGCCTGCTCGCCGGTGAGGGCACCCCCGAGGAGATCGTCGCCGCCCGCGGGCTCGCGATCGTCTCCGACGAGGGCGCGCTGTCGGCCGCCGTCGACCAGGCCATCGCCGCGAACCCCGGCGTCGCCGACAA contains:
- the gatB gene encoding Asp-tRNA(Asn)/Glu-tRNA(Gln) amidotransferase subunit GatB; translation: MSELLSYDDVLAAYDPALGLEVHVELNTATKMFCGCPATFGGEPNTNTCPTCLGLPGGMPVVNGRAVESAIRIGLALNCEIAEWCRFARKNYFYPDMPKNFQTSQYDEPICFEGYMDVEVGDETFRVEIERAHMEEDTGKSLHVGGATGRIHGAEYSLVDYNRAGIPLIEIVTKPIMGAGEKAPEVARAYVAQLRELIVALGVSEARMDQGNLRADVNLSLAPKGSGTLGTRTETKNVNSYRSVERAVRYEMRRHAAILQSGGSILQETRHWHEDTGVTTSGREKSDADDYRYFPEPDLVPVAPSREWVEELRGTLPENPTQKRARLQAEWGFSDLEMRDTIGAGAFGLVEETIAEGAPPQAARKWWLSELARRANDSGTEIGELGVTPADVAAVQRLVDSGAINDKLARQVFDGLLAGEGTPEEIVAARGLAIVSDEGALSAAVDQAIAANPGVADKIRDGKVAAAGALIGAVMKEMRGQADAGRVRELVLEKLGQ